A stretch of the uncultured Bacteroides sp. genome encodes the following:
- a CDS encoding transposase family protein, whose product MKKKIDNPTPLNVLGMFLPSGLLDYFDLINSESLETCFILFLEEKNIIPEECKTLPLHSKGFMPEIEVQDFPIRGKAVYLRIKRRRWEDTQTGKTYSRDWNLVATGTRITAEFGAFLKELLRQ is encoded by the coding sequence ATGAAAAAGAAGATAGATAACCCGACCCCACTTAACGTGTTAGGTATGTTTTTGCCTTCGGGCCTGCTTGATTATTTTGATTTAATCAATAGTGAATCCCTGGAAACCTGTTTTATTCTGTTCCTTGAAGAGAAGAATATTATTCCTGAAGAATGCAAAACACTTCCTCTTCATTCAAAAGGATTTATGCCGGAAATCGAAGTCCAAGATTTTCCTATACGAGGTAAAGCAGTCTATCTTCGCATTAAACGGCGCCGTTGGGAAGATACTCAAACCGGTAAAACATATAGCCGTGATTGGAATCTGGTTGCCACCGGCACTCGCATAACCGCTGAGTTCGGTGCTTTTTTAAAAGAATTACTTAGACAATAA
- a CDS encoding transposase → MAGHYGLDGKLIQKYYKENLSDFREWDLLSHAEDYILFPKNISYHLCIDETALTSGELYTILSSKKGHGRKGTIVAVIKGTKAEDIINVLCKIPEKERNIVKEVTLDMAGSMQKIIQCCFPKAIQVIDSFHVQNLRPQSYDKNVARLKLAQWYESIEKEGYRNFSTVSQTIKNNYERILNFFINRSTNAAAESFNAKLKFFRASFRGVADMTFFLFRISKIYA, encoded by the coding sequence TTGGCTGGACACTATGGATTAGATGGCAAGCTCATTCAAAAGTATTATAAAGAAAATCTGAGCGATTTCAGGGAATGGGATCTGTTGTCCCATGCAGAAGATTACATTCTCTTCCCAAAAAACATCTCTTATCACCTTTGCATTGATGAAACAGCGCTTACCTCAGGAGAATTATACACTATTCTCTCAAGTAAAAAAGGTCATGGCCGTAAAGGTACAATCGTAGCTGTTATTAAAGGAACCAAGGCTGAAGATATAATAAATGTACTCTGCAAGATTCCAGAGAAGGAACGCAATATTGTAAAAGAGGTTACTCTTGATATGGCAGGTAGCATGCAAAAGATTATCCAGTGTTGCTTTCCAAAAGCCATACAGGTTATAGATAGTTTCCATGTTCAGAATTTACGCCCCCAGTCATATGATAAAAATGTAGCCAGATTGAAGCTTGCTCAGTGGTATGAAAGCATAGAAAAAGAAGGGTACAGGAATTTTTCTACTGTTAGTCAAACTATAAAAAACAATTATGAAAGAATATTGAACTTCTTTATTAACAGAAGTACAAATGCAGCTGCAGAATCATTTAATGCGAAACTCAAATTCTTCAGAGCTTCATTCAGAGGAGTGGCGGATATGACATTTTTCCTTTTTAGAATATCAAAAATTTATGCATAA